One window from the genome of Malus domestica chromosome 01, GDT2T_hap1 encodes:
- the LOC103417916 gene encoding uncharacterized protein has product MVDDGGELSIFFSNYEDIIVEILSWLPVISLLRFCCVCKLWRALISTSDFIAKHRGRTNHNDNNKNILIIFERPHHFRDPPSRFPQIVDYLSLKKKYVVSSVSASASAAAIRRDLEDEFPDDTSLNDSSVVGSFNGLICLLLEPPRDDWSHSA; this is encoded by the coding sequence ATGGTGGATGATGGTGGAGAATTGTCGATCTTCTTCTCCAACTATGAAGATATAATCGTCGAGATACTTTCATGGCTACCGGTTATATCTCTCCTCCGATTCTGTTGTGTATGCAAGTTATGGCGTGCCTTAATCTCCACTTCCGATTTCATCGCCAAGCACCGAGGACGTACAAACCACAACGATAACAATAAGAATATCTTGATCATCTTTGAACGTCCCCATCACTTTCGTGATCCCCCATCTCGATTTCCCCAAATCGTTGACTACCTATCACTGAAGAAGAAGTACGTTGTCTCCAGCGTCTCCGCCTCCGCGTCTGCAGCAGCAATACGTAGAGACCTTGAAGATGAATTTCCAGATGATACTAGTCTCAACGATTCATCCGTTGTGGGTTCTTTCAATGGCCTCATCTGCCTACTACTTGAACCCCCACGTGATGACTGGTCTCACTCAGCATGA
- the LOC103444331 gene encoding uncharacterized protein isoform X1 encodes MLCSVPATKSGSNWLNRLRSNKGFPTCESSDLDHFLTRNLSSSSEFPNPNVVSPSTDSTRPDSDRVDNRYETSFPNRDDQRGAIIGMMSNVLSELFFMGGADESSKISGKKIPRKQANPRVCVASSTNSNGDATANAAEEKSSGCERNVENAVDKSASDNSSLVGKKKKKKKKNEVGGNVGGGECEGEEEEEEEDKGEMKGYSRSEVTVIDTSCGVWKTDKLVFRRKNVWKVREKKVKGRSSGRHKRKVVDEEHVGDDIDKKKAKVSVSALDVEAGGDECIALNSIHEGQKPQNDMLDNLNDRGEEFGKYLPDNKTKDRRKGQVHLKLQSDLTILCCCLYAPTYLFFSLNVMQVSFQPNNENFGKAWLLCYMY; translated from the exons ATGCTCTGTTCCGTGCCAGCGACCAAGTCCGGGTCGAACTGGCTGAACCGGCTCCGGTCCAACAAGGGCTTCCCCACCTGCGAGAGTTCCGACCTCGACCACTTCCTTACCCGAAACCTAAGCTCTTCCTCGGAATTCCCGAATCCCAATGTTGTCTCACCATCCACAGATTCGACTCGCCCGGATTCGGACCGAGTCGATAATCGCTACGAAACATCGTTCCCCAACCGAGACGACCAGAGAGGGGCAATCATCGGGATGATGAGCAATGTTCTGTCGGAGCTATTTTTCATGGGCGGCGCCGACGAAAGCTCtaaaatttctgggaaaaagaTTCCTAGAAAGCAAGCAAACCCCAGAGTCTGTGTCGCTTCCTCGACCAACTCCAATGGCGACGCCACTGCAAATGCAGCGGAAGAGAAGAGCTCCGGCTGCGAGCGGAATGTCGAAAATGCCGTCGACAAGTCGGCGTCCGATAACAGCAGCTtggtggggaagaagaagaagaagaagaagaagaatgaagtAGGAGGGAATGTGGGTGGTGGGGAATGTgagggggaggaggaggaggaggaggaagataAGGGGGAGATGAAAGGGTATTCGAGAAGCGAAGTGACGGTGATCGATACGAGCTGCGGGGTTTGGAAGACGGATAAGTTGGTGTTTAGGAGGAAGAATGTGTGGAAAGTTAGGGAGAAGAAGGTCAAGGGGAGGAGCTCAGGGAGACATAAGAGGAAGGTGGTTGATGAGGAACATGTTGGTGATGACATTGACAAAAAGAAAGCTAAGGTTTCAGTTTCGGCTTTGGATGTTGAAGCTGGTGGGGATGAATGTATAGCTCTCAACTCCATTCATGAA GGACAGAAGCCGCAAAATGACATGCTAGATAATCTTAATGACAGAGGGGAAGAATTCGGCAAATACCTGCCGGATAATAAAACCAAAGATAGAAGAAAAGGGCAAGTGCACTTGAAACTACAATCTGATTTAACCATTCTGTGTTGCTGCCTGTATGCACCTACGTATTTATTCTTCTCGTTGAATGTCATGCAGGTTTCCTTTCAACCGAACAATGAGAACTTTGGAAAAGCGTGGCTCCTCTGTTATATGTATTAA
- the LOC103444331 gene encoding uncharacterized protein isoform X2, translating into MLCSVPATKSGSNWLNRLRSNKGFPTCESSDLDHFLTRNLSSSSEFPNPNVVSPSTDSTRPDSDRVDNRYETSFPNRDDQRGAIIGMMSNVLSELFFMGGADESSKISGKKIPRKQANPRVCVASSTNSNGDATANAAEEKSSGCERNVENAVDKSASDNSSLVGKKKKKKKKNEVGGNVGGGECEGEEEEEEEDKGEMKGYSRSEVTVIDTSCGVWKTDKLVFRRKNVWKVREKKVKGRSSGRHKRKVVDEEHVGDDIDKKKAKVSVSALDVEAGGDECIALNSIHEGQKPQNDMLDNLNDRGEEFGKYLPDNKTKDRRKGFPFNRTMRTLEKRGSSVICIKGIPTDSKKGGKLHRKCLKDSQKQYKA; encoded by the exons ATGCTCTGTTCCGTGCCAGCGACCAAGTCCGGGTCGAACTGGCTGAACCGGCTCCGGTCCAACAAGGGCTTCCCCACCTGCGAGAGTTCCGACCTCGACCACTTCCTTACCCGAAACCTAAGCTCTTCCTCGGAATTCCCGAATCCCAATGTTGTCTCACCATCCACAGATTCGACTCGCCCGGATTCGGACCGAGTCGATAATCGCTACGAAACATCGTTCCCCAACCGAGACGACCAGAGAGGGGCAATCATCGGGATGATGAGCAATGTTCTGTCGGAGCTATTTTTCATGGGCGGCGCCGACGAAAGCTCtaaaatttctgggaaaaagaTTCCTAGAAAGCAAGCAAACCCCAGAGTCTGTGTCGCTTCCTCGACCAACTCCAATGGCGACGCCACTGCAAATGCAGCGGAAGAGAAGAGCTCCGGCTGCGAGCGGAATGTCGAAAATGCCGTCGACAAGTCGGCGTCCGATAACAGCAGCTtggtggggaagaagaagaagaagaagaagaagaatgaagtAGGAGGGAATGTGGGTGGTGGGGAATGTgagggggaggaggaggaggaggaggaagataAGGGGGAGATGAAAGGGTATTCGAGAAGCGAAGTGACGGTGATCGATACGAGCTGCGGGGTTTGGAAGACGGATAAGTTGGTGTTTAGGAGGAAGAATGTGTGGAAAGTTAGGGAGAAGAAGGTCAAGGGGAGGAGCTCAGGGAGACATAAGAGGAAGGTGGTTGATGAGGAACATGTTGGTGATGACATTGACAAAAAGAAAGCTAAGGTTTCAGTTTCGGCTTTGGATGTTGAAGCTGGTGGGGATGAATGTATAGCTCTCAACTCCATTCATGAA GGACAGAAGCCGCAAAATGACATGCTAGATAATCTTAATGACAGAGGGGAAGAATTCGGCAAATACCTGCCGGATAATAAAACCAAAGATAGAAGAAAAGG GTTTCCTTTCAACCGAACAATGAGAACTTTGGAAAAGCGTGGCTCCTCTGTTATATGTATTAAAGGCATTCCTACAGATAGTAAAAAAGGAGGAAAGCTTCATAGGAAGTGTCTCAAGGACAGCCAAAAACAATACAAAGCTTGA
- the LOC114826501 gene encoding F-box/kelch-repeat protein At3g06240-like, translating into MEAYINMRGCFLNGALHWTDMNSTNTGTTIRSFDFAQEKFRFFSLIKHKGCSMGTGVGTTGDRLFFHTSCIDHLNHPAGFTIWVMMEYGVDQSWTILAKIRLEIFPPYVIRLKPISIMEEDDEVLMESSKGDLILYIPEQDICRIVLNTPARNAQVVLYVETLVLPVIGSG; encoded by the coding sequence ATGGAAGCTTACATAAACATGCGAGGGTGCTTCTTAAATGGAGCTCTACATTGGACAGATATGAACTCTACAAATACTGGAACAACAATCAGGTCCTTTGATTTCGCACAAGAGAAATTTCGTTTCTTTTCCCTTATTAAGCATAAAGGATGTTCCATGGGGACGGGAGTGGGAACTACTGGAGATCGTCTCTTCTTTCACACTTCCTGCATTGATCATTTAAATCATCCTGCCGGCTTTACCATATGGGTGATGATGGAATATGGGGTCGATCAATCTTGGACTATTTTGGCGAAAATTCGTCTGGAGATTTTCCCTCCATATGTGATCCGGTTGAAGCCTATATCCATtatggaagaagatgatgaagttTTGATGGAATCGAGTAAAGGTGACTTGATCTTATATATACCGGAACAAGACATTTGCAGGATTGTACTCAACACTCCTGCTAGGAACGCACAAGTGGTTTTGTACGTGGAAACTTTGGTTTTACCGGTGATTGGCAGCGGTTAG